DNA from Pseudomonas putida:
GCTACTTCGACTGGTTCCCCCTGCGCGGGCTGACCTCCAACAACTTCGACGAGCTCTCCACCAGCGGCAAGATCCTCGACTACTTCTGGCACCTGGTGCTGCCGATCACCGCGCTGGTCATCGGCAACTTCGCCACCATGACCCTGCTGACCAAGAACAGCTTCCTCGACGAGATCAACAAGCAATACGTGGTCACCGCCAAGGCCAAGGGCCTGAGCCGCTCGCGGGTGCTGTACGGGCATGTGTTCCGCAACGCCATGCTGCTGGTGATCGCAGGCTTCCCCTCGGCGTTCATCGGCATCTTCTTCACAGGCTCCCTGCTCATCGAGGTGATCTTCTCCCTCGACGGCCTAGGCCTGATGAGCTTCGAGGCGGCGATCAACCGCGACTACCCGGTGGTCTTCGGCACCCTGTTCATCTTCACCCTGCTGGGGCTGGTGGTGAAGCTGATCGGCGACCTGACCTACACCCTGGTCGACCCCCGCATCGACTTCGCCAGCCGGGAGCATTGACATGGCACTCTCCCCCCTCAATCGTCGGCGCTTCGAGCGCTTCAAGGCCAACCGCCGCGGCTGGTGGTCGCTGTGGATATTCATCGTGCTGTTCGGGCTGAGCCTGGGCGCCGAGCTGATCGCCAACGACAAACCCATCGCCGTGCGCTACGAAGGCCAGTGGTACTTCCCCGCCTTCAAGCGCTACCCGGAGACCACCTTCGGCGGCGAATTCCCCCTGGAAGCCAACTACAAAAGCCCCTACATCCGCGAACTGCTCGCGGCCAAGGACAGCTGGGTGCTGTGGGCGCCGATCCCGTTCAGCTACCAGAGCATCAACTATGACCTCAAAGTCCCGGCCCCGGCACCACCCTCGGCGGACAACTGGTTGGGGACCGACGACCAGGGCCGCGATGTGATGGCCCGGGTCATCTACGGCTTCCGCGTCTCGGTGCTGTTCGCCCTGACCCTGACCGTGCTCAGTTCCATCGTCGGCGTCATCGCCGGCGCCCTGCAGGGTTTCTACGGCGGATGGGTGGACCTGGCCGGTCAGCGCTTCCTGGAGATCTGGTCGGGCCTGCCGGTGCTGTACCTGTT
Protein-coding regions in this window:
- a CDS encoding ABC transporter permease; translated protein: MALSPLNRRRFERFKANRRGWWSLWIFIVLFGLSLGAELIANDKPIAVRYEGQWYFPAFKRYPETTFGGEFPLEANYKSPYIRELLAAKDSWVLWAPIPFSYQSINYDLKVPAPAPPSADNWLGTDDQGRDVMARVIYGFRVSVLFALTLTVLSSIVGVIAGALQGFYGGWVDLAGQRFLEIWSGLPVLYLLIILASFVQPNFWWLLGIMLLFSWMSLVDVVRAEFLRGRNLEYVRAARALGMRDGPIMFRHILPNAMISTMTFMPFILTGAIGTLTALDFLGFGLPPGAPSLGELVAQGKSNLQAPWLGISAFAVLAIMLSLLVFIGESARDAFDPRK